In Dethiosulfovibrio salsuginis, the sequence GGTCAAAAGCGCGGACCTCAAACCTCTGGTCGCCGACGCAGCCTCCCTTCCGGGGACGGTCTCAGGGACCATCGACCTCAGGCTCGATATGTCCGGCGTAGCGGGAAGGGCTTTTCTGGTCGACATAACCGGATTTTTAAAGGGAAGATCTATCGAGTTCTCCGGGTTTGAGGTCCTGAAGGGGGTCACCAAAGGCAAGCCCTTCAGGGTCAGAGATCTGTCGGCCAACTTTAACCTCGACGGTCAGGAGCTCTACATCCTTCCAGGCAGCAGGGCCTCCGCCTGGCCGGGAGACGAGGTGTATCGCTACCTTGAGGCCAGTGGCTCCATTAGGAGCGCTTCGCCTCAACAGAAGCAGGATCCTCTGGACCTGTCCTGCGGAGGGGAGGTTAACCTCAACGCCTTCAACGCTTTTCTCGGTGCCATGAGAACCCTGTTTAAGGCCAATATCCTGGAGGGGATCAAAGACCCCCGGGTTCTGGCGACGGACCTGCTGTCGGGGATAATAGGGGGATACTCATCTCAGGAGTTCAGGGATATAAGCCTCCACGTAGGTGGCAGTCCGGAAAATCCCGTTATATCCAAGCTTAAGATAAGCGATAAGCAGGGGTTGGGCATAGGAGGAGATGGTATGCCCTCCTCCCCTGGAGAGCCTAAAATAAGGATAAAGATAGACATTCCTACCGGCGAGGGCGGTGGCCAGGAGGTCGACGCTGGGGATCAGGTCAAGAAACAGCTTATGGAAGGCTTGCTAAAGCAGGTCGTAGGCGGGTCAGAGTAAAAAATAGCTAAAGGGAATCTCTAAAAACTCTAATCCTCGGAGAGATCGTTCCGACGGAGCCCATTTGAGCCCGTATACTCGACATGCCGCCTTTGAGTGCGAATGGGGCGACAGGACGTGCCCTCCGAGGCGGTTCGTACGAAACAGGCAGGTCGAGTATACGATTGGGCGAAACAGGGCGTAGGCGGAACGATCTCTCCGAGGGGACTCAAAAGTGAGTTTTTAGAGGTGCCCTAAAAAGAAAGCCCCTCGATCGAGGGGCTTTCTTCATGAGGCTGTATTATTTTTTGTCCGGCGAGACTGTCTCTTTCTCCGGTAGGAGAATGGTCACCTCGTACTGCTTATGGAGTTTCTCCACGTATTCCTGGAGGACATCTCTCTGTTTTTTCTGGAGAAGCTGCTGTCTGAGGTCCTCTTTAACCTCATCAATGGATCTGGTGGACTGGTCTTTTTTATCGGTTACCTTGACGATATGGTATCCGAACTGGGTCTTGACCGGTGCGCTTATATCCCCGACCTTTGTAGAGAAGGCCACCTCGTCGAACTCGGGAACCATCTGGCCTTTGGTGAAGAAGCCCAGGTTGCCGCCGTCGGCTTTGGAGGGACAGTCGGACCTGTTTTTGGCTGCGTCCTCGAAGGAGACCTTGCCCGCCAGGATGTCCTTCCTGAGGGTTACTAGGTCCTTCTGGGCTTTCTTCCACAGGTCGTTTCCGGCGTCTTTGGAGACCTGGATCAGTATGTGGCTGGCCTTGACCGACTCGGGGACCACGAAGGCCGCCTTATGCTCGTCGTAGAAGGCCTGAACCTCGCTGTCGTCGACCTTTACGGTGGAGAGGATCTTCTCCATCGCCATAGCTGCCAGGACCCTTTTCTCCAGCTGGGCCATGGTCTCTTTGTACTTCTCCGTCTCGGTGAGCTTGTTGTCCCTGCCCCACAGATAGAACAGAACTGAGTCGGACATATCCTCCACTAGGGCCCTTTTACCCTCTGGAGAGCTGAAATAGGCCCTCTGGTCGGGCTGAGCTGTGGCCATTACCTCGTCTACGTCCGCCTGGGTGACTACCTGATCCCCTATCTTCGCTAGGACCTCGTCGGAATTGGCTTTCTGTGCGTAGGCAGCCCCTGATAGGGACATGGCCATTAGGATGGCTATAATCGTCTTTCTTTTCATTTTTGTGACCTCCAAACTTAGATATTCTCGTCCGAGGAACACTTATACCAGAAAAGCTCTCTTTGATCCATAGGTACATCTACCGAAAAGCCCCTGTTTTCCTTGACGCTTCCTTATCGCCGCTGATATGCTCAACGGAGGAGGTGGTTTTTTTGATACAGATGGTATCCATCCAATGGGAGGAGTTCCATATAGCCTTTTCTCACGTCTTTCGTGAGGTTGACAGGTTTCTTGGGGGGTCTATCGACGACACCCTTTCGGTCCGCCGTCCTGACTGGTGCCTGAGGATCGATCACGATCGAGGTTTTATTATCTTCGACTATCAGGGGTCTCTCAGGCCGGAGGGAATATCCCTGCCTAAAAAACCCTATCTCTTTAAGATAGAGGGGTGTCCTTATTTAATTTGACACCGCTCTCTCTGTTAGGTATTATTAAAAAATAAATCTTCGGAAAGTGGTGGAGCTATGGCCATAACAGAACGCATTGAGGACTATCTTGAGACGGTACTGGAGATCGAGCTGGAGGGTGGTGTGCCATCGGTCACCGAGCTTGCCTCCCGTCTGGGAGTGCGTAAGGCCACCGTGGTGGTGGCGGTCAGAAAGATGGTCGAGCTTGGGCTTTTGGACCATCAGAGATACGGAAAGATCGAGCTCACCAGGGACGGTAGGGAGAAGGCCCTTGAGACCTACAGACGTCACCAGCACATGACGTTCCTGTTCTCCCAGCTTCTGGGCCTCGATGACTCGGTGGCCGAGGAGATGGCCTGTGCCGCCGAACACTCTCTTGACCCAGCCTCGGAGCGTCGTCTCGCCGCTTTCGTCGATTTCTGCTGTCGCTCCAGGACGGAGAAAAAAGAGTGGATCGTCGCTATGGACCGGTTTGTCTCCGACCCAGAACAGCTTTCAATCCCTCTGACTATGTTGTTGCCTCGTCAGGAAGCGAAGGTGCTGAGGCTCACCACCACAGGGAAGCCTAGAAGGCTGGGACTAACGGAAAAAGGCCTGGTCCCGGGGCAGACGGTCAAGAGAACCGACGACGGCAGAGGAAGAGACGTTCA encodes:
- a CDS encoding peptidylprolyl isomerase, whose amino-acid sequence is MKRKTIIAILMAMSLSGAAYAQKANSDEVLAKIGDQVVTQADVDEVMATAQPDQRAYFSSPEGKRALVEDMSDSVLFYLWGRDNKLTETEKYKETMAQLEKRVLAAMAMEKILSTVKVDDSEVQAFYDEHKAAFVVPESVKASHILIQVSKDAGNDLWKKAQKDLVTLRKDILAGKVSFEDAAKNRSDCPSKADGGNLGFFTKGQMVPEFDEVAFSTKVGDISAPVKTQFGYHIVKVTDKKDQSTRSIDEVKEDLRQQLLQKKQRDVLQEYVEKLHKQYEVTILLPEKETVSPDKK
- a CDS encoding metal-dependent transcriptional regulator; translation: MAITERIEDYLETVLEIELEGGVPSVTELASRLGVRKATVVVAVRKMVELGLLDHQRYGKIELTRDGREKALETYRRHQHMTFLFSQLLGLDDSVAEEMACAAEHSLDPASERRLAAFVDFCCRSRTEKKEWIVAMDRFVSDPEQLSIPLTMLLPRQEAKVLRLTTTGKPRRLGLTEKGLVPGQTVKRTDDGRGRDVQISLDGKEETLSNLDALSIWVLPVEENVG